The DNA segment AGCCCTCTCGTCCCATATTCGCATTGGGAATCTAAAACGGGGCGTTCTTGAATTGTATGCCGCCGATTCAGTAACGATGCAGGAGCTGACGTTCAAGAAACGCAAGCTCCTACGTGGGATCCAGGCCGCCCTTCCAGAAGGCGGGTTCAAAGATATCCGCTTCCGCGTCAGCGTCTAAGAACTGACTTTCAGCGTGATCGGATTCGGGATTTGTTGGAACGCGTTGTAAAGTGCAATCCCATCGCGAAACCGTTTGCTCGGAACCGGTTCAATACATTTGCGAATCAAAGACGCAAACGGAGCGGCAAGTCCCCGCCGCAGTTTCGTGTATTCCGGCAGAGGCGGCGTGAAGGGGTATTCGGGCAGGACGCCGGCAAACAACCGGTAAAGGACCAGACCGAGCGAGAAAACGTCGCTGCGGAACGTCGCTTTCCCCATCGCTTGTTCTGGAGCGACATATCCCAAGGTCCCCGATCCCGACTGAGCCGCCAGCGGTTTTCCTAGTCGAGCCAACCCAAAATCGGTTAGGCAGATTCGATTGTGTGGAAAGAGAATAAAATTCTCGGGTTTGATATCGCGGTGAAGGACGTGATTTTCATGAGCATAAGCGACCGCTTCGATCATTTGCGAAGCGTAATCGAGGGCGGTCGCCCGAGCGATTCGCTTGCAGATTCGGTCGGCTAGCGATTGTTCGCCCATCGGGAAAACCATGACCAATTTGCCATCGATCACCCGAGCATCTTTTAGCCGGAGGATATTGGGATGGTCCAAGCGAGCCATGATGCGAATTTCTCGCGTCACGTCTTCAAGGCAATGGTAGCTATCGGTGAACGTATCGCTAGGAATTTTGATAGCGACACGTCGATGTTCCAGTTCGTCCATTGCCGCGTAGACCGTGGCAAAACCGCCTGAACCTAGTCGTTTCAAAAGTCGGTACTTGTCCAAACGAGTACCGACCCGAATCGTTTTCAAAGACGAATCGTTTTTGCCGCTAGTAAATAGCTTTAGGGCCGCCGCCATATGCTCAACATCATTGCGTGGATGAGACATCAATTTCCGTATACAACGGTTATCGGCATAGAGGGGGGGCGAGTAATAGCGATTTTGTTATTTCGGTCCGGGGAGAGTGTTTTATCCGGAAGCCAAGGCTGCAGCAAGCTGTTCATAAGTCCGTGAGGCATCCGTCGTGCTACCGGGATTATCCAGGGCAATCTGGTACAAATGCTGTCCGCACGGAGTCGGATATTCCCCGGTCACGCAAGCTTGGCATAACTTGTCAGCTGGCAGTTCAATGGCTTGGGCGATCGCTTCAACGGGAAGGTAACGCAGCGATTCGCAGCCAAGATGGTCCGCCATGCGTTGCTGATCTTCTAGGGTCAATTTGCCATTTGCGAAGTACTTTGGACCGATCAATTGATCGATCGTGCTCATATCGATCCCGTAGAAACAGGGGGCAATGATCGGAGGGCAAGCGACGCGGACGTGGATTTCCTTAGCCCCTCCCACTTCGCGAATTCGATCCAATAAAGCGTTCATCGTGGTACTGCGAACGATCGAATCTTCGACCAGGATCACTTTCTTACCCGCCAGAACCTCACGCAGCGGCGTGTATTTGCGGGCCGCTTTCGCTTTGCGAGCGATCCCGTTTTCAATAAACGTTCGCCCTGCGTAACGGTTTCGCATCAAACCTTCGCGGCTGGGTAGGCCTAGGTTAAAGGCCATCGAATCGGCGGCCGCTTTACTGGTATCGGGGACCGGAACAACGATGGTGTCCTCGGGGTCCCAGTCGAAGCGTGGGTCCGCTTTTTCCAGTTTGGCTAATTCTTCCCCAAGTCGAGTTCGACTGAGGTAGACACTTCGATCATCAAGCGTGCTGGCGACGTTGGCGAAATAGACCCACTCAAAGAAACAATGAGCCGTTTTGGGGCTGGGAGCGATCGATTCAATCCGCATTGAATTTCCATCGACCAGGATCGCATGTCCTGCAGGAAGCGAGTGAATCTGTTCCGGTTCGAATCCCAAGTTCAATAAGG comes from the Roseimaritima multifibrata genome and includes:
- a CDS encoding DUF721 domain-containing protein, giving the protein MNQLMARRGYAQIGGNEHLRTIIEPLIGKALSSHIRIGNLKRGVLELYAADSVTMQELTFKKRKLLRGIQAALPEGGFKDIRFRVSV
- a CDS encoding serine/threonine-protein kinase, translating into MSHPRNDVEHMAAALKLFTSGKNDSSLKTIRVGTRLDKYRLLKRLGSGGFATVYAAMDELEHRRVAIKIPSDTFTDSYHCLEDVTREIRIMARLDHPNILRLKDARVIDGKLVMVFPMGEQSLADRICKRIARATALDYASQMIEAVAYAHENHVLHRDIKPENFILFPHNRICLTDFGLARLGKPLAAQSGSGTLGYVAPEQAMGKATFRSDVFSLGLVLYRLFAGVLPEYPFTPPLPEYTKLRRGLAAPFASLIRKCIEPVPSKRFRDGIALYNAFQQIPNPITLKVSS
- a CDS encoding amidophosphoribosyltransferase; the protein is MSELFHECGVAAIYHLNNVPDSPICTKQGPDEISRLMPRLLLDIQNRGQLAAGMTSYSAKRRQILKTRRDVGSVTEVFRLNHRAKSESLMKQLTGRAAIGHVRYATCGEDDRSYAQPFERKHIHKRKWFSFCFNGQLANYGLLRKRLTENGEHHLQLDTDTEIILHEIGRLLSESSGEPDWFELIREAIKDFDGAYCMALLTAKGELIIARDPLGMKPMCYANDGRVFVAASESVALLNLGFEPEQIHSLPAGHAILVDGNSMRIESIAPSPKTAHCFFEWVYFANVASTLDDRSVYLSRTRLGEELAKLEKADPRFDWDPEDTIVVPVPDTSKAAADSMAFNLGLPSREGLMRNRYAGRTFIENGIARKAKAARKYTPLREVLAGKKVILVEDSIVRSTTMNALLDRIREVGGAKEIHVRVACPPIIAPCFYGIDMSTIDQLIGPKYFANGKLTLEDQQRMADHLGCESLRYLPVEAIAQAIELPADKLCQACVTGEYPTPCGQHLYQIALDNPGSTTDASRTYEQLAAALASG